A region from the Kribbella shirazensis genome encodes:
- a CDS encoding arylamine N-acetyltransferase family protein — protein sequence MWNIESLDLDAYLTRIGHDRVAPSADALRSLHRAHVLAIPFENIDVVLGTHPGIALDAIQAKLVRRQRGGYCYEHALLFGAALEQLGFDVVRRVARVQPHKSGPRTHALLKVGVDGQEFLADVGFGAGQLYPTPLKDGAVVDQAGWDHRLTLDGDLWTLSKKTADGWDPQHASNDEPVRPIDYEVYHHYVSTHPNSPFTGRPVVMRVADGVVRRLVGDTLTVEHADGKTTERHVPAQDLPDVLASLDVHLNDEELDRLRQMS from the coding sequence ATGTGGAACATCGAGAGCCTCGACCTGGACGCCTACCTCACCCGGATCGGCCACGACCGCGTGGCACCGTCCGCCGACGCGTTGCGCAGCCTGCATCGCGCGCACGTGCTCGCGATCCCGTTCGAGAACATCGACGTGGTCCTCGGTACGCACCCCGGGATTGCTCTGGACGCGATTCAGGCCAAGCTGGTCAGGCGGCAGCGGGGCGGGTACTGCTACGAGCACGCGCTGCTGTTCGGTGCCGCACTGGAGCAGCTCGGGTTCGACGTCGTACGGCGGGTTGCCCGGGTCCAACCGCACAAGTCCGGGCCGCGGACGCATGCACTGCTCAAGGTGGGTGTCGACGGGCAGGAGTTCCTGGCGGACGTGGGTTTCGGCGCCGGTCAGCTCTACCCGACCCCACTCAAGGACGGAGCCGTCGTCGACCAGGCCGGCTGGGATCACCGCCTCACGCTCGACGGTGACCTCTGGACCCTGTCGAAGAAGACCGCCGACGGCTGGGACCCTCAGCATGCCTCCAACGACGAACCGGTCCGCCCGATCGACTACGAGGTCTACCACCACTACGTCTCCACCCACCCGAACTCCCCGTTCACCGGCCGCCCCGTCGTGATGCGCGTCGCCGACGGCGTCGTACGACGGCTGGTCGGCGACACTCTCACCGTCGAACACGCCGACGGGAAGACGACGGAACGCCACGTCCCCGCCCAGGACCTCCCCGACGTACTGGCATCCCTCGACGTCCATCTCAACGACGAGGAACTCGACCGCCTGCGTCAGATGTCGTGA
- a CDS encoding SDR family oxidoreductase, producing MDITNSVALVTGANRGLGRAFAQRLLERGARKVYATARRPETVDLPGVEVLPLDIADAASVKAAAALAPDVSLLVNNAGIQTGTDLVTGSLDAVRHELETNVFGHLGMIREFAPALARNGGGAIVNVLSAMSWFGVKGANAYHLTKAAAWAMTNGVRLELAEQGTLVTAVHLGLADTDMSAGWPVDKLAPSDLADAALDGVEAGSAEVLADQWSRDVKSRLPLTPEEFNTAMDRALAALTAA from the coding sequence ATGGACATCACCAACTCAGTTGCCCTTGTCACCGGAGCCAACCGCGGCCTCGGCCGCGCCTTCGCCCAGCGCCTGCTCGAGCGGGGTGCGCGCAAGGTCTACGCGACGGCCCGCCGGCCGGAGACCGTGGACCTGCCCGGGGTCGAGGTGCTGCCCCTCGACATCGCCGATGCGGCGTCGGTGAAGGCCGCCGCGGCCCTCGCCCCTGACGTCTCGTTGCTGGTCAACAACGCGGGCATCCAGACGGGGACCGATCTGGTGACCGGTTCGCTGGATGCGGTGCGGCACGAACTGGAGACCAACGTGTTCGGCCACCTGGGAATGATCCGGGAGTTCGCACCGGCGCTCGCCAGGAACGGCGGAGGTGCGATCGTGAACGTCCTCTCGGCGATGTCGTGGTTCGGGGTGAAGGGCGCCAACGCCTACCACCTGACCAAGGCCGCCGCGTGGGCCATGACGAACGGCGTCCGTCTGGAGCTCGCCGAGCAGGGGACGCTCGTGACGGCGGTGCACCTCGGCCTCGCCGACACCGACATGTCCGCGGGCTGGCCCGTCGACAAGCTCGCGCCCTCGGACCTGGCGGACGCGGCGCTCGACGGTGTCGAGGCAGGTTCCGCCGAGGTCCTCGCCGACCAGTGGAGCCGGGACGTCAAGTCCCGGCTACCGCTGACGCCGGAAGAGTTCAACACCGCGATGGACCGCGCCCTGGCGGCCCTGACTGCGGCCTGA
- a CDS encoding ArsR/SmtB family transcription factor, translating to MTVEGAELAGWARMLADGTRATVCLALLDGRAWTATELARLAKVSRPTISEHLNLLVDGGLLTEVRQGRHRYVKLAGPDTAELLEGLAALAPRRTEVANSLSAVSKRDAFARARTCYDHLAGKLGVALADAMTERGLIDWSDGIALTPEGQAWLEDLGIELPVRRGRPAVRSCLDVTERRPHLAGAVGAALCSHAFRKGWVTHIPGGRALKVNDAVQAFGLSSGL from the coding sequence ATGACTGTCGAGGGTGCGGAGCTGGCCGGCTGGGCGCGGATGCTCGCGGACGGGACCCGGGCGACGGTGTGTCTGGCGTTGCTCGACGGGCGGGCGTGGACGGCGACGGAGCTGGCCAGGCTGGCGAAAGTGTCGCGGCCGACGATCAGCGAGCATCTCAACCTGCTGGTCGACGGCGGGCTGCTGACCGAGGTACGGCAGGGCCGGCACCGGTACGTGAAGCTGGCCGGACCGGACACGGCCGAACTGCTCGAAGGGCTTGCCGCGCTGGCGCCGCGACGTACCGAAGTGGCGAACAGCCTGTCGGCCGTCAGCAAGCGGGACGCGTTCGCACGGGCCCGCACCTGTTACGACCACCTGGCCGGCAAGCTCGGCGTCGCGCTCGCCGACGCGATGACCGAACGCGGCCTGATCGACTGGTCCGACGGGATCGCCCTGACGCCGGAAGGCCAAGCCTGGCTGGAAGATCTCGGCATCGAGCTCCCGGTACGGCGGGGTCGCCCGGCGGTCCGTTCGTGTCTGGACGTGACCGAGCGCCGCCCGCATCTGGCCGGCGCGGTCGGCGCCGCGCTCTGCTCGCACGCGTTCCGGAAGGGCTGGGTCACGCACATACCAGGCGGCCGTGCCCTGAAGGTGAACGACGCGGTACAAGCATTCGGACTGTCGTCCGGACTCTGA
- a CDS encoding VOC family protein, with amino-acid sequence MGVKELRLVVTVDDYDEAVAFYRDVLGLPERESYSSEDGRVTILEVERATLELADQGQAEFIDAVEVGRRVAGKYRVAFEVDDATATTQRLADAGATVVAEPTRTPWNSLNARLETPGGIQLTLFTELDFK; translated from the coding sequence ATGGGTGTCAAAGAGTTGCGGCTGGTTGTGACAGTGGACGACTACGACGAGGCGGTGGCGTTCTACCGGGACGTGCTCGGACTGCCGGAGCGGGAGTCGTACTCGTCGGAGGACGGTCGCGTGACGATCCTCGAGGTCGAGCGGGCGACACTGGAGCTCGCCGACCAGGGGCAGGCCGAGTTCATCGACGCGGTCGAGGTCGGGCGGCGGGTGGCAGGGAAGTACCGGGTGGCGTTCGAGGTCGACGACGCGACGGCGACGACGCAGCGGTTGGCCGACGCCGGCGCGACGGTGGTCGCCGAGCCGACCCGGACGCCGTGGAACTCGCTGAACGCCCGCCTCGAGACGCCCGGCGGGATCCAGCTCACGTTGTTCACCGAGCTTGACTTCAAGTGA
- a CDS encoding YbfB/YjiJ family MFS transporter, which yields MQQWRLAGQGAAALAGGMGIGRFAYTPILPMMHTQAGLSPRLGAALATANYTGYLAGALAAVLAPRLLHSRWALRLSLVVLAATLALMPLGHSGLLWLGLRLVAGIASALVFVIAVSAVLPRLHSHHVGWAFGGVGAGIALSGVVVVGDSWRTAWWIAAALTVACTIPAWHLTGSPSPAADRGSRSRHFTALLTSYTLEGIGYIIAGTFLVAAINETASGPVGNSAWIVVGLAAAPSTALWARLARHWPRPTLLLAALVLQAAGIALPTIVHGVAAALISAALFGATFLGVANLAIAIGTELRVPHAVAILTTGYSLGQIAGPLAVGPLLHNGYQQALLVSAGVVALAAVAALLIQHPSRRLA from the coding sequence ATGCAGCAATGGCGCCTGGCGGGTCAGGGTGCGGCGGCATTGGCCGGTGGGATGGGGATCGGCCGGTTCGCGTACACGCCGATCCTGCCGATGATGCACACCCAGGCGGGCCTGTCACCGCGGCTCGGCGCAGCGCTCGCGACCGCCAACTACACCGGCTACCTCGCCGGTGCGTTGGCGGCGGTCCTCGCACCGCGACTGCTGCACTCCCGCTGGGCGCTCCGGCTGTCACTTGTGGTGCTGGCCGCGACTCTCGCGCTGATGCCGCTGGGCCACAGCGGCCTGCTCTGGCTCGGTCTGCGCCTGGTCGCGGGGATCGCGAGCGCACTGGTGTTCGTGATCGCGGTGAGCGCCGTACTCCCCCGGCTGCACAGCCACCACGTCGGCTGGGCCTTCGGCGGCGTCGGCGCAGGCATCGCACTGTCAGGCGTGGTCGTGGTCGGCGACAGTTGGCGTACGGCGTGGTGGATCGCAGCTGCCCTCACCGTCGCCTGCACGATCCCGGCGTGGCACCTCACCGGATCACCGTCGCCGGCTGCTGATCGCGGGAGTCGGTCACGCCACTTCACCGCCCTCCTCACCAGCTACACCTTGGAAGGCATCGGCTACATCATCGCGGGCACGTTTCTCGTTGCCGCGATCAACGAAACGGCGTCGGGACCGGTCGGCAACAGCGCGTGGATAGTCGTCGGCCTGGCCGCCGCACCGTCCACAGCACTCTGGGCCCGCCTCGCCCGCCACTGGCCGCGGCCGACTCTCCTCCTGGCCGCGTTGGTCCTCCAGGCGGCCGGTATCGCACTACCGACGATCGTCCATGGCGTCGCCGCGGCACTGATCTCCGCCGCGCTCTTCGGAGCAACGTTCCTCGGCGTCGCGAACCTCGCGATCGCGATCGGCACCGAACTCCGCGTGCCGCACGCGGTCGCCATCCTCACCACCGGCTACAGCCTCGGCCAGATCGCCGGGCCGCTGGCGGTCGGACCCCTGCTGCACAACGGATACCAGCAAGCACTTCTGGTCAGCGCGGGCGTCGTGGCCCTCGCCGCGGTTGCCGCGCTGCTGATCCAGCATCCCTCAAGGAGACTCGCATGA
- a CDS encoding glycoside hydrolase family 2 protein translates to MSQPRAEYPRPQFVRPEWVNLNGEWQFEIDRSDSGLERGLRERELAQRIVVPFAPESELSGIEDVDFLEAVWYRTTVTIPADWDGKDAVLHFQAVDHDATVWVNGEEVVRHRGGFTPFSANLRHVARPGEEATIVVRARDPHKGPQARGKQSQLYFNHACLYTRTTGIWQTVWLEAVPTVHLKRPRITPDVAGSAFHLEVPVSANKAGYKIRAVLKDADGEVTTAEVRADLDLAPRLTLQVPAERVRLWDTTDPHLYDVRLELIDADGNVVDGADSYAGLRSVSINGKAILINGKHVFQRLVLDQGYWPESLMTAPSEEALVRDIELGLAAGFNGARLHQKVFEERFLYHADRLGYLVWGEFGDWGSGVGNTDSDNQQPTASFVTQWLEAVERDYSHPSIVGWCPLNETHQLLHDRITQLDDVTRAMFLATKAADTSRPVLDASGYSHRVPETDVWDSHNYEQDPAEFAKQMADLVNDKPYGNTGGPEGKPISLAYDGQPYFCSEFGGIWWNAEAAAAGKDGRSADSWGYGQRVADEEEFYTRFAGLVDALLDNELMFGYCYTQLTDVFQEENGVYNFDRSNKLDVPRIKAIQERQAAYEKD, encoded by the coding sequence ATGTCGCAGCCTCGTGCGGAGTATCCGCGCCCGCAGTTCGTCCGGCCCGAGTGGGTGAACCTGAACGGCGAGTGGCAGTTCGAGATCGACCGGTCGGATTCCGGGCTGGAGCGCGGCCTGCGCGAGCGCGAGCTGGCGCAGCGGATCGTCGTACCGTTCGCGCCGGAGTCCGAGTTGTCCGGGATCGAGGACGTCGACTTCCTGGAGGCGGTCTGGTACCGCACCACGGTCACGATCCCCGCCGACTGGGACGGCAAGGACGCGGTCCTGCACTTCCAGGCCGTCGACCACGACGCCACTGTCTGGGTGAACGGCGAGGAGGTCGTCCGGCACCGCGGCGGGTTCACCCCGTTCAGCGCGAACCTGCGCCACGTCGCGAGGCCCGGCGAGGAGGCGACGATCGTCGTCCGCGCGCGCGACCCGCACAAGGGTCCGCAGGCACGCGGCAAGCAGAGCCAGCTGTACTTCAACCACGCCTGCCTCTACACCCGCACTACCGGCATCTGGCAGACCGTCTGGCTCGAAGCGGTACCCACGGTGCACCTGAAGCGCCCGCGGATCACGCCGGACGTGGCGGGCTCGGCGTTCCACCTCGAAGTACCAGTCTCCGCGAACAAGGCCGGCTACAAGATCAGGGCCGTCCTGAAGGACGCCGACGGTGAGGTGACCACCGCCGAGGTCCGCGCCGACCTCGACCTCGCCCCGCGGCTGACGCTGCAGGTCCCGGCCGAGCGCGTCCGCCTCTGGGACACCACGGATCCGCACCTGTACGACGTACGTCTCGAGCTGATCGATGCCGACGGCAACGTCGTCGACGGCGCCGACTCGTACGCCGGCCTGCGGTCGGTGTCGATCAACGGCAAGGCGATCCTGATCAACGGCAAGCACGTGTTCCAGCGGCTCGTCCTCGACCAGGGGTACTGGCCGGAGAGCCTGATGACGGCGCCGTCCGAGGAGGCGCTGGTCCGCGACATCGAGCTCGGCCTGGCGGCCGGGTTCAACGGCGCGCGCCTGCACCAGAAGGTTTTCGAGGAGCGGTTCCTGTACCACGCGGACCGGCTCGGCTACCTCGTCTGGGGCGAGTTCGGCGACTGGGGTTCGGGCGTCGGCAACACCGACTCGGACAACCAGCAGCCCACGGCGTCGTTCGTCACCCAGTGGCTCGAGGCGGTCGAGCGCGACTACAGCCACCCGAGCATCGTCGGCTGGTGCCCGCTGAACGAGACGCACCAGCTCCTGCACGACCGGATCACGCAGCTCGACGACGTCACCCGCGCGATGTTCCTGGCCACCAAGGCCGCGGACACCAGCCGTCCGGTGCTGGACGCCTCGGGCTACAGCCACCGCGTGCCGGAGACCGACGTCTGGGACTCGCACAACTACGAGCAGGACCCGGCCGAGTTCGCGAAGCAGATGGCGGATCTCGTCAACGACAAGCCGTACGGCAACACCGGCGGCCCCGAGGGCAAGCCGATCTCGCTGGCGTACGACGGTCAGCCGTACTTCTGCAGCGAGTTCGGCGGCATCTGGTGGAACGCGGAGGCCGCGGCCGCCGGTAAGGACGGGCGCAGCGCCGACTCCTGGGGTTACGGCCAGCGGGTCGCGGACGAGGAGGAGTTCTACACGCGCTTCGCCGGGCTTGTCGACGCCCTGCTCGACAACGAGTTGATGTTCGGCTACTGCTACACGCAGCTCACCGACGTCTTCCAGGAAGAGAACGGCGTCTACAACTTCGACCGCAGCAACAAGCTCGACGTACCCCGCATCAAGGCGATCCAGGAACGCCAGGCCGCCTACGAGAAGGACTGA
- a CDS encoding YeiH family protein, with protein MRGLAIVLVITAAAVPLGRLVPLVGGPVFGIVLGVLAGSLIPVLRSDGWRPGYDFASKTLLQLSIVVLGTGLSLQQVARVGVSSLPVMLGTLALALGGAWIFGRLLGVRGDTQTLIGVGTAICGGSAIAAATAAIGAKRSSVAYALATIFTFNIVAVLTFPPLGHLLGMSPEAFGLWAGTAINDTSSVVAAGYAYSQSAGDQAIVVKLTRSLTLIPIVLTLAALKIRRETRAARALDAVGEGSYEGATASIRGPLPWRKLVPLFLIGFIAAAGLRSAGAVPESWLPTLTIVGSTLITAALAAIGLSLRPRELRDAGPRPLLLGAILWVLVAAGSLGIQSFS; from the coding sequence ATGCGCGGGCTGGCGATCGTGCTGGTCATCACGGCCGCGGCCGTGCCGCTCGGGCGTCTCGTGCCGCTCGTCGGCGGACCGGTTTTCGGCATCGTGCTCGGCGTGCTCGCGGGCAGCCTGATCCCGGTACTGCGGTCCGATGGCTGGCGCCCGGGGTACGACTTCGCGTCGAAGACGTTGCTGCAGCTGTCGATCGTCGTCCTCGGCACCGGTTTGTCGCTGCAGCAGGTCGCGCGGGTGGGGGTCTCGTCGCTGCCGGTCATGCTCGGTACGCTCGCGCTCGCGCTCGGCGGCGCGTGGATCTTCGGCCGCCTGCTCGGCGTACGCGGCGACACCCAGACCCTGATCGGTGTGGGTACGGCGATCTGCGGCGGTTCCGCGATCGCGGCCGCGACCGCCGCGATCGGCGCCAAGCGCTCGTCGGTCGCCTACGCGCTCGCGACGATCTTCACGTTCAACATCGTGGCAGTGCTGACGTTCCCGCCGCTCGGGCATCTGCTCGGCATGAGCCCCGAGGCCTTCGGGTTGTGGGCGGGTACGGCGATCAACGACACGTCCTCCGTGGTCGCTGCCGGGTACGCGTACAGCCAGTCGGCCGGCGATCAGGCGATCGTCGTGAAGCTCACCCGGTCGCTGACGCTCATCCCGATCGTGCTGACGCTGGCCGCACTGAAGATCCGTCGCGAGACCCGTGCCGCTCGGGCGCTCGACGCCGTGGGCGAGGGGTCGTACGAGGGCGCGACGGCGTCGATCCGCGGGCCGTTGCCGTGGCGCAAGCTCGTCCCGCTGTTCCTGATCGGGTTCATCGCCGCGGCGGGCCTGCGTTCCGCGGGCGCCGTACCCGAGTCGTGGCTACCGACGCTCACGATCGTCGGCAGCACCTTGATCACCGCGGCCCTCGCCGCGATCGGACTGTCCCTGCGTCCGCGCGAGCTGCGCGACGCAGGACCCAGACCACTCCTCCTCGGAGCCATCCTCTGGGTCCTGGTCGCTGCCGGCAGCCTCGGGATTCAGTCCTTCTCGTAG
- a CDS encoding UTRA domain-containing protein: MNVRRLDRAGGGPLWKQLQSDLVRRLRSGEFDNAFPGELALVEEYAVSRHTVRQALAQLRTDGLIIAERGRQPRVATAPEIRQPMGALYSLFSSVEEAGLAQRSVVRTLDVRADGVVAARLDLEASIPLLYLERLRYAGDEPLALDRVWLPATLAEPLLGADFTHTSLYNELAERTGITLDHGREDIRAVVPTPAERTLLHCPPEAAAFSIIRQGSSQNRPVEWRHTLVRGDRFGLSAEFSAHTGYRLTPSPNTTALTQAW; the protein is encoded by the coding sequence GTGAACGTGCGCAGGCTCGACCGGGCCGGTGGAGGACCGCTGTGGAAGCAGTTGCAGTCGGACCTGGTACGGCGGCTGCGGTCCGGCGAGTTCGACAACGCGTTCCCGGGTGAGCTCGCGCTGGTCGAGGAGTACGCGGTCAGCCGGCACACCGTTCGCCAGGCGCTCGCGCAACTGCGCACCGACGGCCTGATCATCGCGGAGCGCGGCCGCCAGCCAAGGGTCGCGACAGCACCCGAGATCCGGCAGCCGATGGGTGCGCTCTACAGCCTGTTCTCGTCGGTCGAGGAGGCGGGACTCGCCCAGCGCAGCGTCGTACGGACCCTCGACGTCCGCGCCGACGGTGTGGTCGCGGCCCGGCTCGACCTCGAGGCGTCGATCCCGCTGCTGTACCTGGAGCGGCTGCGGTACGCCGGCGACGAGCCGCTCGCCCTCGACCGCGTCTGGCTCCCCGCCACACTCGCCGAGCCGCTACTGGGTGCGGACTTCACCCACACCAGCCTCTACAACGAGCTGGCCGAACGCACCGGCATCACCCTCGACCACGGGCGCGAGGACATCCGCGCCGTCGTACCCACGCCGGCCGAACGCACCCTCCTGCACTGCCCGCCCGAGGCCGCCGCGTTCTCGATCATCCGTCAGGGCAGCTCCCAGAACCGCCCCGTCGAGTGGCGCCACACCCTGGTCCGCGGCGACCGCTTCGGCCTGTCCGCCGAGTTCTCGGCGCACACCGGCTACCGCCTCACACCCTCACCGAACACCACCGCCCTGACGCAGGCGTGGTAG
- a CDS encoding SgcJ/EcaC family oxidoreductase: MNDILTDILNQWKSGIDDHDPQRVAALFTKDAIFQGLQPYGVGRDAVAEYYDGQPLGLSPQYQLLETRDLADDLILGYLTVDFTFTDRPTLTVNLSVLLRRTEEGWLIAHYQVSRL, encoded by the coding sequence ATGAACGACATCCTCACCGACATCCTGAACCAGTGGAAGTCGGGTATCGACGACCACGATCCCCAACGCGTCGCAGCCCTCTTCACGAAGGACGCGATCTTCCAGGGGCTGCAGCCGTACGGCGTCGGGCGTGACGCCGTCGCCGAGTACTACGACGGACAGCCGCTCGGACTGTCTCCGCAGTACCAACTCCTGGAGACCCGCGACCTGGCCGACGACCTGATCCTCGGGTACCTGACAGTCGACTTCACCTTCACCGACCGGCCCACCCTCACAGTCAATCTGAGCGTGCTGCTCCGCCGCACCGAAGAAGGCTGGCTGATCGCGCACTACCAGGTCTCGCGGTTGTAG
- a CDS encoding MerR family transcriptional regulator, with protein MSVTKTPAEQLVRIGEVARGAGVSVRAVRYYEQQGLLTAERSPSSQRLYRQDAVTLVRFIQQMYAAGLTSRRIAELLPCWDSGHTDAEQRAMLRAERDRIQAKVDDLQAALDRLDEVITITDTHP; from the coding sequence TTGTCCGTCACGAAGACCCCGGCCGAGCAGCTGGTCCGCATCGGCGAGGTGGCGCGAGGCGCCGGCGTCTCTGTGCGTGCTGTGCGCTACTACGAGCAGCAGGGCCTGCTCACCGCGGAGCGCAGCCCGTCCAGCCAGCGCCTCTACCGGCAGGACGCCGTCACGCTGGTGCGCTTCATCCAGCAGATGTACGCCGCCGGCCTGACCAGCCGAAGGATCGCGGAACTCCTTCCGTGCTGGGACTCCGGGCACACCGACGCCGAGCAGCGAGCCATGCTGCGCGCCGAGCGCGACCGCATCCAGGCCAAGGTCGACGACCTCCAAGCCGCTCTCGACCGCCTCGACGAGGTCATCACCATCACCGACACCCACCCGTAA
- a CDS encoding SDR family NAD(P)-dependent oxidoreductase, which produces MNHHRKVAVITGASQGIGAGLVTAYRKLGYAVVANSRTITRSDDPEVLAVPGDLSEPGVGARVVEQGLDTFGRIDTLVNNAGVFVAKPFTEYTDEEYEQVVALNLRGFFDTTRRAIAAMLENPDGGHVVSITTTFADRGFSSVPAALAALTKGGLNSATKSLATEYATRNIRVNAVSPGVIRTSMHPEETHEFLAALHPVGRLGEIDEIVDAVTYLEGAKFVTGEILHVDGGQQAGH; this is translated from the coding sequence ATGAACCACCACCGCAAGGTAGCCGTGATCACCGGAGCCTCCCAGGGCATCGGCGCCGGGCTCGTCACGGCGTACCGCAAGCTCGGCTACGCCGTCGTCGCGAACTCGCGGACGATCACGCGCTCCGACGACCCCGAAGTGCTCGCCGTACCCGGCGATCTGTCCGAGCCCGGCGTCGGCGCCCGGGTGGTCGAGCAGGGCCTCGACACGTTCGGCCGGATCGACACCCTCGTCAACAACGCGGGCGTCTTCGTCGCGAAGCCGTTCACCGAGTACACCGACGAGGAGTACGAGCAGGTCGTCGCCCTCAACCTGCGCGGCTTCTTCGACACGACCCGACGGGCGATCGCGGCGATGCTCGAGAACCCCGACGGCGGCCACGTCGTCAGCATCACCACGACGTTCGCCGACCGCGGCTTCAGCAGTGTTCCGGCAGCCCTGGCCGCGCTGACCAAGGGCGGCCTGAACTCCGCCACGAAGTCGCTGGCCACCGAGTACGCGACCCGCAACATCCGCGTCAACGCGGTCTCGCCGGGCGTGATCCGGACGTCGATGCACCCCGAGGAGACGCACGAGTTCCTCGCGGCCCTGCACCCGGTCGGCCGGCTCGGCGAGATCGACGAGATCGTCGACGCGGTCACGTACCTGGAAGGCGCGAAGTTCGTCACCGGCGAGATCCTGCACGTCGACGGCGGCCAGCAGGCGGGCCACTGA
- a CDS encoding LysR family transcriptional regulator: protein MELRQLRYFVAVAEELNFGRAAARLHIAGPSLSQQIKSLERDLGVRLFERDRRTVRLTAFGETLLPQTRALLEQADALRRTARGFAANEPVRLGYVSWRPADLAERVSGIAQLLVDAWVMPSHTQAARVADGSIDLAISWVRATDLAERELSGALLGADRLFAVSIGGAGPVRARDTVVLADADTEAWASWNIYAVEFARATGAAVTRIEDHGITGPAFFDHVRRLGVPVVSSPKRDATPLPRDFVRRPVVDPIPVWTWALVSRQDETRPAVLATVDALTRDVKVEFDPNACWLPADDPFRAELGA, encoded by the coding sequence GTGGAGCTGCGACAGTTGCGGTACTTCGTGGCGGTCGCCGAGGAACTGAACTTCGGCCGGGCCGCGGCCCGGTTGCACATCGCGGGCCCGTCCCTGTCGCAGCAGATCAAGTCGCTCGAGCGGGACCTCGGGGTGCGGCTGTTCGAACGCGATCGGCGGACGGTCCGGCTGACCGCGTTCGGGGAGACGCTGCTGCCGCAGACGCGGGCGTTGCTCGAGCAGGCCGACGCGTTACGCCGTACCGCTCGGGGGTTCGCGGCGAACGAACCGGTGCGGCTGGGGTACGTCAGCTGGCGGCCGGCGGACCTGGCCGAGCGGGTGTCCGGGATCGCGCAACTGCTCGTGGACGCCTGGGTGATGCCGTCGCACACACAGGCCGCGCGGGTCGCGGACGGGAGCATCGACCTGGCGATCTCCTGGGTGCGCGCGACCGACCTGGCAGAGCGCGAGCTGTCCGGTGCGTTGCTGGGCGCGGATCGCTTGTTCGCGGTCTCCATCGGCGGCGCCGGGCCGGTGCGGGCGCGGGACACGGTCGTGCTGGCCGACGCCGACACCGAGGCCTGGGCGTCGTGGAACATCTACGCGGTGGAGTTCGCCCGCGCGACCGGCGCGGCGGTCACGCGGATCGAGGACCACGGGATCACCGGGCCCGCGTTCTTCGATCACGTACGGCGCCTGGGCGTGCCGGTCGTCAGTTCGCCGAAGCGGGACGCGACGCCGCTGCCGCGGGACTTCGTCCGCCGGCCGGTCGTCGATCCGATCCCGGTGTGGACGTGGGCGCTGGTGTCACGACAGGACGAGACGCGCCCCGCCGTACTCGCGACCGTCGACGCGCTGACGCGGGACGTGAAGGTCGAGTTCGATCCGAACGCGTGCTGGCTGCCGGCCGACGACCCGTTCCGTGCGGAGCTCGGCGCCTGA
- a CDS encoding flavin reductase: MSHLTIEPSILYVGTPVALLSTVNDDGTANLAPMSSAWALDDVVVLGLGASGQTATNLLAHPEVVINYPSPDLWQSVERLAPLTAADPVPVHKQARFRHEREKFAAAGLTPVASELVAPPRVAECPLQFEATVVQADLDAKGNFLIVQARVLRVHAAEHVVVPGTSHVDPAVWSPLIYNFRHYFGTGTELGESFRTETPR; this comes from the coding sequence GTGAGCCACCTGACGATCGAACCTTCCATCCTGTACGTCGGTACGCCGGTAGCCCTGCTCAGCACCGTGAACGACGACGGCACCGCCAACCTCGCCCCGATGTCGTCCGCGTGGGCCTTGGACGACGTGGTGGTCCTGGGCCTCGGCGCCTCCGGGCAAACGGCCACCAATCTGCTCGCCCACCCGGAGGTGGTGATCAACTATCCGTCGCCCGACCTCTGGCAGTCGGTCGAACGCCTTGCCCCGCTGACGGCCGCCGACCCGGTCCCTGTGCACAAGCAAGCCCGTTTCCGCCACGAACGCGAGAAGTTCGCCGCGGCGGGCCTGACCCCGGTCGCCTCCGAACTCGTCGCACCGCCGCGCGTCGCCGAATGCCCACTGCAGTTCGAGGCAACTGTCGTCCAGGCAGATTTAGATGCCAAAGGCAACTTCTTGATCGTCCAGGCCCGGGTACTCCGAGTCCACGCCGCCGAGCACGTCGTCGTACCCGGCACCTCCCATGTCGACCCCGCCGTGTGGTCCCCGTTGATCTACAACTTCCGCCACTACTTCGGAACAGGAACCGAGTTGGGCGAGTCCTTCCGCACCGAGACGCCCAGGTAG